The Arthrobacter russicus genome has a segment encoding these proteins:
- a CDS encoding molybdopterin molybdotransferase MoeA, translating to MREHRIRHSWAEARQTAFDAAEPVPETALPLGPDLCGRRLAEPVVALQDIPHFDSAAMDGWAVNGSAPWIFVSPGERLYPGQASDILTGGLVPPGAKAVLRSESGRVSADAEGLPVLQLSSEAKPGEPRAGQHIRPSGKEAVAGEQLLAAGTILNPVRLALAALSGADSLSVAGRARVRLLFTGDEVVDSGIPGPGRVRDVFAPQLSAAVLALGAEVVGEARLPDRLPETVAALSATDAEVFISTGGTGRSAADQVRRAIDELGADLMIDGVAMRPGGPVFLARLPGGRFLVGLPGNPLAAFMALATVAQPLLAGLAGLPRPAAIEVLSGAAHEPDPGRSRLLPYRDFYGLASPVAKTESAMLHGLAQAEGVLVVPPHGVKLGEAVPAFSFPWN from the coding sequence ATGCGTGAGCACCGGATCCGGCACAGCTGGGCGGAAGCCCGGCAAACAGCCTTCGACGCCGCCGAACCGGTGCCTGAAACGGCATTGCCGCTCGGTCCGGATCTGTGCGGGCGGAGGCTCGCCGAACCGGTAGTCGCTTTGCAGGACATTCCGCATTTCGACTCCGCGGCGATGGACGGTTGGGCGGTCAACGGCTCGGCGCCCTGGATTTTCGTTTCCCCGGGTGAACGGCTGTACCCCGGGCAGGCCAGCGACATCCTCACCGGGGGCTTGGTCCCGCCCGGCGCGAAGGCGGTATTGCGCAGCGAGAGCGGGCGGGTGTCCGCGGATGCCGAAGGGCTGCCGGTGCTGCAGCTCAGTTCCGAGGCCAAGCCGGGCGAACCCAGGGCCGGGCAGCACATCCGGCCGAGCGGCAAAGAGGCCGTCGCCGGGGAGCAGCTGCTGGCCGCCGGAACTATCCTGAACCCGGTCCGGCTCGCCCTCGCGGCGCTGTCCGGTGCCGACTCGCTCAGCGTCGCCGGACGGGCCCGGGTCCGGCTGCTGTTCACCGGCGACGAAGTGGTCGATTCGGGTATCCCGGGTCCGGGTCGGGTCCGGGACGTGTTCGCTCCCCAGCTTTCCGCAGCGGTGCTGGCGCTGGGCGCGGAGGTCGTCGGCGAGGCGAGGCTGCCGGATCGGCTGCCGGAAACCGTCGCCGCGCTTTCCGCGACGGACGCCGAAGTCTTCATCAGCACCGGCGGTACCGGGCGTTCCGCGGCCGACCAAGTCCGCCGGGCGATCGACGAACTCGGCGCGGACTTGATGATCGACGGCGTCGCAATGCGACCGGGCGGGCCGGTGTTCTTGGCCAGATTGCCCGGCGGCAGGTTCCTGGTCGGCTTGCCGGGAAATCCTTTGGCCGCATTCATGGCTCTGGCCACGGTAGCGCAGCCGTTGCTCGCCGGGTTGGCCGGGTTGCCCCGCCCGGCCGCGATCGAGGTGCTTTCCGGGGCAGCCCACGAACCGGACCCCGGCCGGAGCCGATTGCTGCCGTACCGGGATTTCTATGGTTTGGCCTCACCGGTGGCGAAGACCG
- a CDS encoding DUF6457 domain-containing protein has translation MNQAEVLEAWCAELLAQLEIADTPVDIDAVLALAGKAAHTVVRPAAPLTTFIAGYAAGLAAGSGQATDAVSLSSAIAAANRIVAWKAAAAPDA, from the coding sequence ATGAACCAAGCCGAGGTATTGGAAGCGTGGTGTGCCGAATTGCTGGCGCAGCTGGAGATCGCGGACACACCCGTCGACATCGATGCGGTCTTGGCCTTGGCCGGCAAAGCCGCCCACACCGTGGTCCGGCCGGCGGCGCCGCTGACCACTTTCATCGCCGGTTACGCCGCGGGTCTGGCTGCCGGCAGCGGCCAGGCCACCGATGCGGTGTCCCTGAGCTCCGCGATCGCCGCCGCGAATCGGATCGTCGCGTGGAAGGCCGCTGCGGCACCTGATGCGTGA
- the mobA gene encoding molybdenum cofactor guanylyltransferase: MNPLPERTAVAEATALVVLAGGRGSRLDGELKPALEYRGMPLLTSVIAAVWRIADRRLPTVVVGDPGRLQPLTGKLPGAAEIRWTREEPAFGGPVAGLQAALELIQEPWLLLLAADLPEPAAGLQALFQAVPGPDGGLLVDVAGREQQLFGRYRVAPLRDAVQRAGSGTGAHPGKGPSLRSVIASLELARIPAPEQATADIDDWADAARWGIAKGTP, encoded by the coding sequence GTGAATCCGCTGCCTGAACGAACAGCCGTTGCAGAAGCGACCGCTCTGGTAGTGCTCGCCGGGGGCCGGGGCAGCAGGCTCGACGGCGAACTCAAACCGGCGCTGGAATACCGAGGGATGCCGCTGCTGACTTCGGTGATCGCTGCCGTCTGGCGGATCGCCGACCGGCGACTGCCGACCGTCGTGGTCGGTGATCCCGGGCGATTGCAGCCATTGACCGGAAAGCTGCCGGGGGCGGCCGAAATCCGCTGGACCCGCGAAGAACCGGCGTTCGGTGGACCGGTGGCCGGCCTGCAGGCCGCACTGGAGCTGATCCAAGAGCCCTGGCTGCTCTTGCTGGCTGCCGACCTCCCGGAGCCTGCGGCGGGGCTGCAGGCGCTGTTCCAGGCCGTTCCCGGGCCGGACGGCGGATTGCTGGTGGACGTGGCCGGACGGGAGCAACAGCTGTTCGGCCGCTATCGGGTCGCGCCATTGCGCGACGCAGTGCAACGCGCGGGGTCCGGTACCGGTGCGCACCCGGGCAAGGGGCCGAGCCTGCGCAGCGTCATTGCTAGTCTGGAACTGGCCCGGATTCCTGCCCCGGAGCAGGCCACCGCGGACATCGACGACTGGGCTGACGCGGCCCGGTGGGGAATTGCGAAAGGAACACCATGA
- a CDS encoding HNH endonuclease, with the protein MRTLVLNAGYEPLAVVTFRRALILVLAGKASILAEGDDPVIGPQEILSRPSVILLNRYIRLPYDRESPVSRRGVLRRDEHRCAYCGKSASTIDHVQPKSRGGVDSWENLVACCLRCNNLKGDHTPGEMGWRLRIVPKPPRGGHWQIRELERPTPDWDPFLSESAA; encoded by the coding sequence ATGCGAACCCTTGTGCTGAATGCTGGATACGAACCGCTGGCGGTAGTCACCTTCCGCCGGGCGCTGATCCTTGTGCTGGCCGGGAAGGCCTCGATCCTCGCGGAAGGCGATGACCCGGTGATCGGACCGCAGGAAATCCTCAGCCGTCCTTCGGTGATTTTGCTCAATCGATACATCCGCCTGCCGTACGACCGGGAGTCACCGGTGAGCCGGCGCGGGGTGTTGCGTCGGGATGAACACCGATGCGCGTACTGCGGAAAGTCCGCCAGCACCATCGACCATGTACAGCCCAAGTCGCGCGGCGGTGTGGACAGCTGGGAGAACTTGGTGGCCTGCTGCCTGCGCTGCAACAACCTCAAGGGCGACCATACTCCGGGCGAAATGGGCTGGCGGCTGCGCATTGTGCCGAAGCCGCCGCGCGGCGGGCATTGGCAGATCCGCGAGTTGGAGCGCCCGACGCCGGACTGGGACCCGTTCCTGAGTGAATCCGCTGCCTGA
- a CDS encoding C40 family peptidase, which translates to MGSRVGIARHRADTKTNSIAVIAKAVSENAGGVGRQAAVIAAASGLVLTTGIAANAAEPTVGQRESAPTTLNIATAPAVTASAAVQIAFESPTVSSAPAPVKVKQTVAPQSNTASKAPAAASQAAPAAPAPSQAAPANVAASGAGAVVVASALAQLGVTQDCTALVRTALRSAGLPTTPMGPSAFASLGRVISAAEAQPGDVAYYSNNGYGGQHVAIYIGNGQAVHGGWLGNQTVVASVNIPTGPPDYYIAIGR; encoded by the coding sequence ATGGGCAGTCGAGTAGGAATTGCGCGGCACCGCGCGGACACCAAAACCAACTCCATCGCAGTGATCGCGAAAGCGGTCAGCGAAAACGCAGGTGGAGTGGGTCGCCAGGCCGCTGTCATCGCCGCCGCTTCCGGCTTGGTCCTGACCACCGGTATCGCCGCGAACGCGGCAGAGCCGACCGTCGGCCAGCGCGAGTCGGCTCCGACCACGCTCAACATCGCGACGGCTCCGGCGGTCACCGCCTCGGCTGCGGTCCAGATCGCGTTCGAAAGCCCCACGGTTTCTTCGGCGCCCGCTCCGGTGAAGGTCAAGCAGACCGTGGCGCCGCAGAGCAACACCGCGAGCAAGGCTCCGGCCGCCGCCAGCCAGGCTGCACCGGCAGCCCCGGCGCCCAGCCAAGCTGCCCCGGCTAACGTCGCGGCGAGCGGTGCCGGCGCTGTGGTGGTTGCTTCGGCGCTCGCCCAGCTCGGCGTCACCCAGGACTGCACCGCGTTGGTGCGGACCGCCCTGCGGTCTGCCGGATTGCCGACCACCCCGATGGGCCCCTCGGCCTTCGCGTCTTTGGGCCGGGTCATCAGCGCCGCCGAAGCGCAGCCGGGCGACGTCGCCTACTACTCGAACAACGGCTACGGCGGACAGCACGTGGCCATCTACATCGGCAACGGCCAGGCCGTGCACGGTGGCTGGCTCGGCAACCAGACGGTTGTCGCCTCGGTCAACATCCCGACCGGCCCGCCGGACTACTACATCGCCATCGGACGCTAG
- a CDS encoding C40 family peptidase — MSSKTSIGRHRAANVSTNPLTAVSKAVASNAGSFGRQAAVVVVATGLVTSLGLPAEAADTGRASAENASSSLKIAAQTVTAAADATVVFDRPATSSTPKPAISTRTAVQSDRVATTTATAEKPVATEAADVQAGAGLAAVVAYALSGKGKPYVWGGTTPNGWDCSGFTGWAYAQAGISLPRTNQWNVMKQTSTPQPGDLVVQNGGSHVAIYLGNGMEIGALNPSQGTLITSVAEVGSSVFYTLR, encoded by the coding sequence GTGTCGTCTAAGACGTCTATCGGTCGCCATCGCGCGGCCAACGTCAGCACTAATCCGCTGACTGCAGTTTCAAAAGCAGTAGCGTCCAATGCGGGCAGCTTCGGCCGTCAGGCCGCAGTAGTAGTGGTTGCCACCGGGCTCGTGACCAGCCTGGGTCTGCCGGCTGAAGCCGCAGACACCGGTCGGGCCTCTGCGGAGAACGCCAGTAGCAGCCTCAAGATCGCCGCGCAGACGGTCACCGCAGCAGCAGACGCCACGGTAGTCTTCGACCGTCCGGCCACGAGCTCTACGCCGAAGCCGGCGATCAGCACGCGGACCGCAGTGCAGTCGGACCGGGTTGCCACCACCACGGCCACGGCGGAGAAGCCCGTTGCCACGGAAGCCGCTGATGTCCAGGCAGGTGCCGGCCTTGCTGCCGTCGTCGCTTATGCACTGAGCGGAAAAGGCAAGCCCTACGTCTGGGGCGGCACCACACCCAACGGCTGGGACTGCTCGGGCTTCACCGGTTGGGCCTATGCCCAGGCCGGGATCTCGTTGCCGCGGACCAACCAGTGGAACGTGATGAAGCAGACTTCCACCCCGCAGCCGGGCGACTTGGTGGTGCAGAACGGCGGGAGCCATGTTGCCATTTACCTGGGCAACGGCATGGAGATCGGCGCACTCAACCCCTCGCAGGGCACCTTGATCACCTCGGTCGCCGAAGTCGGATCTTCGGTTTTCTACACGCTGCGCTAA
- a CDS encoding M23 family metallopeptidase — protein sequence MSSQELRPRGRRSAAQPLSETAPFAAAEAVTAPVAQVPKTPFQATASASGLRPRDAARRARLGAIAPEAGSRPAPVIPPAPATAPASNSNRSLATPSVAAQELNRAAARRVRRRAAVPASRPGLRSAKTAQRGGIALAAAGLALAFVAPSTVGTAPATVPVADGVPLSSAPISAAADAVLDFSETKTTSKADPDGKLRQLLSASASKVAPAAAKGTLSAPLASMTVVSPFGYRVSPLTGASGELHTGQDLVAACSTQAYAAAGGTVTFASWDPFGGGNRVVIDHGNGLSTTYNHNSSLQVKVGQKVSRGDVVSLTGTTGNSTGCHLHFEVMVNDKTVDPQGWL from the coding sequence GTGAGCAGTCAGGAGCTCCGCCCGCGAGGGCGGCGCAGCGCGGCGCAGCCACTTTCCGAAACGGCACCCTTCGCCGCGGCCGAGGCGGTGACCGCACCCGTCGCGCAGGTTCCGAAGACTCCGTTCCAGGCGACGGCAAGCGCTTCCGGGCTCCGCCCCCGGGACGCTGCCCGGCGGGCCCGCTTGGGCGCAATCGCGCCGGAAGCCGGCAGCCGTCCGGCGCCGGTGATCCCGCCTGCGCCGGCCACCGCACCGGCGTCGAACTCCAACCGCTCTCTTGCCACGCCCAGCGTGGCCGCCCAGGAGTTGAATCGGGCAGCAGCGCGCCGGGTCCGACGCCGGGCGGCCGTCCCGGCGTCCCGGCCCGGTCTGCGTTCGGCCAAAACCGCGCAACGCGGCGGCATCGCCCTGGCCGCAGCCGGTTTGGCGCTGGCGTTCGTGGCGCCGAGCACGGTGGGAACCGCGCCGGCCACGGTGCCGGTGGCCGACGGCGTTCCGCTGAGTTCCGCGCCGATCAGCGCCGCGGCGGATGCGGTCCTGGACTTCAGCGAAACCAAAACCACGAGCAAGGCGGATCCGGACGGCAAACTGCGTCAGCTGCTTTCCGCCTCGGCCAGCAAGGTGGCGCCGGCTGCCGCCAAGGGAACGCTGTCCGCGCCTCTCGCGTCGATGACCGTCGTCTCGCCGTTCGGGTACCGGGTCAGTCCGCTGACCGGAGCCAGCGGGGAATTGCACACCGGCCAGGATCTGGTCGCCGCATGCAGCACCCAGGCTTACGCCGCTGCCGGCGGCACCGTGACTTTCGCCAGCTGGGATCCCTTCGGCGGTGGCAACCGGGTGGTGATCGACCATGGGAACGGGCTGTCCACGACGTACAACCACAATTCGTCCTTGCAGGTGAAGGTGGGCCAGAAAGTCAGTCGCGGCGATGTGGTCTCGCTGACCGGAACCACGGGCAACTCGACCGGCTGCCACCTGCACTTCGAGGTCATGGTCAATGACAAGACCGTAGACCCGCAAGGCTGGCTCTGA
- a CDS encoding metal-dependent transcriptional regulator, with amino-acid sequence MTDLIDTTEMYLKAILELEEEHIVPLRARIAERLHHSGPTVSQTIARMERDGLVKVSGDRHLEFTDLGRDRATSVMRKHRLAERLLSDVIKLDWPYVHEEACRWEHVMSERVEERLYELLGRPVDSPYGNPIPGLESFGGHKAREFTEGVINMVDAMAKYTPESKVVIGRLSERIQIDPELLGQLEEAGLLPGVAVSLEQVGDYISVRVPDIDGALELPAEVAVHIFVSMA; translated from the coding sequence GTGACCGACTTGATTGACACTACAGAAATGTATTTGAAGGCGATCTTGGAACTCGAAGAAGAGCACATCGTGCCGCTCCGGGCCCGGATCGCAGAGCGCCTGCACCACTCCGGTCCCACGGTGTCGCAGACGATTGCGCGGATGGAGCGGGACGGTCTGGTCAAAGTTTCCGGAGACCGGCACTTGGAGTTCACCGATTTGGGTCGTGACCGGGCGACCTCGGTGATGCGCAAACACCGGTTGGCCGAGCGCTTGCTGTCCGATGTGATCAAGCTCGATTGGCCGTACGTGCACGAAGAGGCTTGCCGCTGGGAGCATGTGATGAGCGAGCGGGTCGAGGAGCGGCTGTACGAGTTGCTGGGCCGGCCGGTCGATTCGCCCTACGGGAACCCGATCCCCGGATTGGAATCGTTCGGCGGGCACAAGGCCCGGGAATTCACTGAAGGCGTGATCAACATGGTCGACGCGATGGCGAAATACACGCCGGAGTCGAAAGTCGTCATCGGACGGCTCTCGGAACGGATCCAAATCGATCCGGAATTGCTCGGACAGCTTGAAGAGGCCGGCCTGCTGCCCGGCGTCGCGGTGTCCCTGGAACAAGTGGGCGACTACATCTCGGTCCGGGTCCCGGACATCGACGGCGCACTGGAGCTGCCTGCTGAAGTAGCGGTGCACATCTTCGTCTCGATGGCCTGA
- the serC gene encoding phosphoserine transaminase, translated as MTENATAQAVPTIPEELLPADGRFGAGPSKVRPEQLAALSAAHRLLGTSHRQAPVKNLVGEIREGLSALFAAPEGYEVVLGVGGSTAFWDIAAFGLVERKAQHLSFGEFGAKFASATDKAPFLEASSVISSAPGTRPDPAPESGVDVYAWPHNETSTGVFAPVQRVQGAEDGALVVVDATSAAGGLAVDVSQSDVYYFAPQKNFASDGGLWLGLFSPAALARVERIAASGRWVPDFLNLKTAVDNSRLNQTYNTPSLSTLVTLAEQVRWLNGNGGLDFATGRTADSAARVYNWAEASGYASPFVADPAARSNVIATIDFDDSVDAAAVAKTLRANGVVDVEPYRKLGRNQLRIATFVSIEPEDVSALTRCIDYVIEHG; from the coding sequence GTGACTGAAAACGCTACCGCCCAAGCCGTTCCGACCATTCCGGAGGAATTGCTGCCCGCCGACGGACGGTTCGGTGCCGGGCCCTCGAAGGTACGGCCGGAACAGCTCGCTGCGCTCAGCGCCGCGCATCGGCTGTTGGGCACCTCGCACCGGCAGGCCCCGGTGAAGAACCTGGTCGGCGAAATTCGGGAAGGCCTGAGTGCCCTTTTCGCGGCCCCTGAAGGCTACGAAGTGGTTTTGGGCGTGGGCGGCTCAACCGCGTTCTGGGACATTGCGGCTTTCGGATTGGTGGAACGCAAAGCCCAACATCTGAGTTTCGGCGAGTTCGGTGCCAAATTCGCCTCGGCAACCGACAAGGCGCCGTTCCTGGAGGCCTCCTCGGTCATCAGTTCCGCCCCTGGCACCCGGCCCGACCCGGCACCGGAATCCGGTGTGGACGTGTACGCCTGGCCGCACAATGAAACGTCGACCGGCGTGTTCGCCCCGGTGCAACGGGTCCAGGGCGCGGAGGACGGCGCCCTGGTCGTCGTGGATGCCACCTCCGCGGCCGGTGGCTTGGCCGTCGATGTTTCGCAGAGCGATGTCTACTATTTCGCGCCGCAGAAGAACTTCGCCTCCGACGGCGGTCTGTGGCTCGGGCTGTTTTCGCCCGCTGCCCTGGCCCGGGTCGAGCGGATCGCGGCCAGTGGCCGCTGGGTGCCGGATTTCTTGAATCTGAAGACCGCGGTCGACAATTCCCGGCTCAATCAGACGTACAACACGCCCTCGTTGAGCACCCTGGTGACTTTGGCCGAGCAAGTCCGCTGGTTGAACGGCAACGGAGGCCTGGACTTCGCCACCGGCCGGACGGCGGACTCCGCGGCCCGGGTCTACAACTGGGCGGAGGCCTCCGGCTACGCCTCCCCGTTCGTCGCCGATCCGGCAGCACGCTCCAACGTGATCGCGACCATCGACTTCGATGATTCGGTCGATGCTGCCGCAGTCGCGAAGACATTGCGGGCGAACGGCGTGGTCGATGTCGAACCGTACCGCAAACTGGGCCGGAACCAACTCCGGATCGCCACCTTCGTCTCGATCGAGCCGGAAGACGTCAGCGCGCTGACTCGCTGCATCGATTACGTGATCGAACACGGCTGA
- a CDS encoding DUF3027 domain-containing protein, whose amino-acid sequence MSPVTARSGKTAKAGKYGVPVWRVGKPDAVLAAEIEPARAALLSIAKAEHIGTHIAARSEGERVVTQLFECTMPGYTGWQWFTVLARAPRSKQATVSEVGLVPSEASVLAPEWLPWSERVRPEDEPEAEAVVAPEPEAEPDA is encoded by the coding sequence ATGAGCCCGGTGACGGCCCGGTCCGGGAAAACCGCGAAAGCCGGGAAGTACGGCGTTCCGGTGTGGCGGGTCGGCAAACCCGATGCGGTGCTGGCCGCCGAAATCGAACCGGCCCGGGCGGCGCTGTTGTCGATCGCCAAGGCGGAACACATCGGCACTCATATCGCGGCGCGCAGTGAAGGCGAACGCGTCGTCACGCAGCTCTTCGAATGCACCATGCCCGGTTATACCGGCTGGCAGTGGTTCACGGTTCTGGCCAGGGCGCCGCGGTCCAAGCAGGCCACGGTCTCCGAGGTCGGCTTGGTCCCGTCCGAGGCTTCTGTGCTGGCACCGGAATGGCTTCCCTGGTCGGAGCGGGTTCGCCCCGAAGACGAACCGGAGGCGGAAGCCGTCGTTGCGCCGGAGCCCGAGGCGGAGCCGGACGCTTAG
- a CDS encoding cold-shock protein: protein MPTGKVKWFDNEKGFGFLTSDDGQEVFLHANALPAGVKEVKVGTRMEFGVADGKKGAQALSVRILDSPPSVVKATRKPAADMAVIVEDLIKLLESTANGLQKGKYPDKASGNKVAAVLRVVASELDGQ, encoded by the coding sequence GTGCCCACCGGCAAGGTGAAATGGTTCGACAATGAGAAGGGCTTCGGCTTTTTGACGTCCGACGACGGCCAGGAGGTGTTCCTGCACGCCAACGCGTTGCCCGCCGGGGTCAAAGAGGTCAAGGTCGGGACCCGGATGGAGTTCGGCGTGGCCGACGGGAAGAAGGGCGCCCAGGCACTCAGCGTGCGGATCCTGGACAGTCCGCCGTCGGTGGTCAAAGCCACCCGGAAGCCGGCCGCGGACATGGCCGTCATCGTCGAGGATTTGATCAAGCTGCTCGAAAGCACCGCGAACGGACTGCAGAAGGGCAAGTACCCGGACAAGGCCAGCGGCAACAAGGTGGCGGCGGTCCTGCGAGTTGTGGCCAGCGAGCTGGACGGGCAATGA
- a CDS encoding helicase-associated domain-containing protein, translating into MSSIRALSLELPQRSDASLRELFAARPDLISPPVPDFAALAARACARISVHRALDSLDTAHLHAVEVALLGTGPLDAKGLQQATGGSKAAAERILRRLNTLALCYKSPGGFLPVSSLHEVIGAHPAGLGRSYLDLADAVGERLQSAADRLGLGGRNPGQALAERFQRTGWWEQTLASAPEHTAALLAKFDDGPVGALPKTRRSRDPEGPPGPVDFLLEQAILVPLDNEHVELPREAGLALRGGRIFPDSPEPPVSEAAPVDPARRDNAALGAVAELLRQTGLLLEHLGTEPLPTLRTGGIGVRALRPLAAGLQIEPARLAFLLELAAAAGLIQLDVDTSAWTVPAAWSAPMPRTGAVGSGGPTGLTGLPGLTDWDRLPRAEQWQLLGAAWLGSDRVPGLIGQSAPAGGKINPLAAEARRADAPVLRRLLLELLGRYPGAAPEQDRLFALARWQRPRLWRRLGRLAPGIIQELEILGLTGSGALTEFGNLLILDGPAAAARLAEALPAPVSKVFLQADLTAVAPGFLEPGLALELALLADREGQGPAATYRFSAPSLRRALDAGQGPEQIVDFLREHSSTSIPQPLEYLIRDTAARHGRLQVGSASSVITGADEVLLASLLHDPALSRLGLRLLAPGVLASQASPSELAQALRAAGHAPAVERSEPPYRSARAGNPDVEPEPAATTEAETTAQLSLLRSRPIGIPVNSAVVPQLSIETLREAIRVRRAVRLTMVDAAGNPERLLLVPLSVANGRLRVFDPARDTERIMSIHRIVDVDIVAETDSAPAAAANDRIYVAERHRLETHD; encoded by the coding sequence ATGTCCTCGATTCGCGCCCTGAGCCTGGAGCTGCCGCAGCGCAGCGATGCCTCGTTGCGCGAACTGTTTGCGGCCCGGCCGGACCTGATCTCGCCTCCGGTTCCGGACTTCGCCGCCTTGGCCGCCCGGGCCTGCGCCCGAATCAGCGTGCACCGGGCACTGGACTCCTTGGACACCGCGCACCTGCACGCCGTCGAGGTGGCCTTGCTCGGCACCGGCCCGCTGGATGCCAAAGGTCTGCAACAAGCCACCGGCGGCAGCAAAGCCGCCGCCGAACGCATTCTCCGCCGGCTGAACACTTTGGCGTTGTGCTACAAATCCCCGGGCGGGTTCCTGCCGGTGAGCAGTCTGCACGAAGTCATCGGAGCGCACCCGGCTGGCCTGGGCCGGAGTTACTTGGATTTGGCTGACGCCGTCGGCGAAAGGCTGCAATCCGCGGCCGACCGCTTGGGACTGGGCGGCCGAAATCCCGGCCAAGCCCTCGCCGAGCGGTTCCAGCGGACCGGATGGTGGGAGCAGACGCTCGCCAGCGCCCCGGAACACACTGCCGCGCTTTTGGCCAAGTTCGATGACGGTCCAGTGGGCGCGCTGCCGAAAACCCGCCGGTCCAGAGACCCGGAGGGGCCACCCGGACCGGTCGACTTCCTGCTCGAGCAGGCAATCCTGGTCCCGCTGGACAACGAACACGTCGAGCTGCCCCGGGAAGCCGGGCTGGCATTGCGCGGTGGCCGGATCTTCCCGGACAGCCCGGAACCCCCGGTTTCCGAAGCGGCCCCGGTGGATCCGGCCCGGCGGGACAACGCTGCTTTGGGCGCCGTGGCCGAATTGCTGCGCCAGACCGGGCTGCTGCTGGAACACCTCGGAACCGAACCGCTGCCCACCCTGCGGACCGGCGGCATCGGCGTCCGCGCGCTGCGTCCGCTGGCCGCCGGCCTGCAGATCGAACCGGCGCGGCTGGCTTTCCTGCTCGAGCTGGCCGCCGCAGCCGGCTTGATCCAGCTGGACGTGGACACTTCGGCCTGGACCGTGCCGGCGGCTTGGAGCGCGCCGATGCCGCGGACCGGCGCCGTCGGCTCAGGCGGGCCTACCGGGTTGACCGGGCTCCCCGGGTTGACTGACTGGGACCGGCTGCCGCGGGCAGAGCAGTGGCAGTTGCTCGGCGCCGCCTGGCTCGGTTCGGACCGGGTTCCCGGCTTGATCGGGCAGTCCGCTCCAGCCGGCGGTAAGATCAATCCGCTCGCCGCCGAGGCGCGGCGGGCCGACGCCCCGGTGCTGCGGCGGTTGCTGCTCGAGCTGCTCGGCCGGTACCCCGGTGCGGCACCGGAGCAGGACCGGCTCTTTGCACTGGCCCGCTGGCAACGTCCCCGCCTGTGGCGGCGGCTGGGCCGGCTGGCCCCCGGCATCATCCAAGAACTGGAAATCCTGGGCCTGACCGGCTCCGGCGCGCTGACCGAATTCGGCAACCTGCTCATCCTCGACGGTCCAGCGGCGGCCGCCCGATTGGCCGAAGCCTTGCCGGCTCCGGTTTCCAAAGTGTTCCTGCAGGCTGACCTGACCGCGGTGGCACCGGGTTTCCTCGAGCCCGGGCTGGCTCTGGAGCTGGCCCTGCTTGCTGACCGGGAGGGCCAAGGGCCCGCCGCCACGTACCGGTTTTCCGCGCCGAGCCTGCGCCGCGCCCTCGACGCCGGCCAAGGGCCGGAACAGATCGTGGATTTCCTCCGCGAACACAGCAGCACCAGCATTCCGCAGCCCCTCGAGTACCTCATCCGGGACACCGCCGCCCGGCACGGCCGGTTGCAGGTCGGATCCGCCTCAAGCGTGATCACCGGCGCCGACGAGGTGCTGCTCGCCTCGCTGTTGCATGATCCGGCATTGAGCCGTCTGGGATTGCGGCTGCTGGCCCCCGGCGTGCTGGCCAGCCAAGCCAGTCCCAGCGAACTGGCCCAAGCCCTGCGGGCCGCCGGGCATGCCCCGGCGGTCGAACGGTCCGAGCCGCCGTACCGATCCGCCCGGGCCGGCAACCCCGACGTCGAACCGGAGCCGGCCGCGACAACCGAGGCTGAGACCACGGCGCAGTTGTCCCTGCTGCGCAGCCGGCCCATCGGCATCCCGGTGAATTCGGCCGTGGTGCCGCAATTGAGCATCGAAACGCTGCGCGAAGCGATTCGGGTGCGCCGGGCGGTGCGCCTGACCATGGTCGATGCCGCAGGGAATCCGGAGCGCTTGTTGCTTGTTCCACTTTCTGTGGCGAATGGCCGGTTACGGGTTTTCGACCCGGCCCGGGACACCGAGCGGATCATGTCGATCCACCGGATCGTGGATGTCGACATCGTCGCGGAAACCGACTCCGCGCCTGCTGCAGCCGCCAACGACCGAATCTATGTGGCCGAACGCCACAGACTGGAAACCCATGACTGA